AGATGAAGCCGGTGGGTGGTAATGGCCATGGTGGTTCGTTTATGTCTAATTTGCTTATGAATAGCCAGAATGTTGTAAAGGCTGGTGGTAATAATGGAGGGAATGGAGGTGAAAACTACAAAAAAGGTGGAGGCGGTGAGAGCGATGGTGCTAATGGTGGCAAGAAAGATGGTAACCAGAGTCAAGGTGGTGGCAAGGGTGGTGGTGCACAGCCTAAAGACATCAAAAACGGCGGCGATGGAGGCGGTCAGAATAACAAGAATGATTACCATGGTGGTAGTGGGGCTACAAATGGGAAAATTCTCATGCCTAATGGGGCCAAGAAAAGTGGTGGAATGATTGATGAGACTAGTGGCATGCCGAATATGATGAACATGAACTTGCCCATTGGCAAAATGGGTAACATACCGACCCGCCCAATCGGTAGTTTTCCGGCTGTTCAAGGCTTACCGGCCTTGAACGCCTCCTCCGGTGGTGGTGTTGGATATTTTCATGGTGGAGGACCCGAGCAAATGGCCGGAAACCACCCCTACCACCAGCAGCAACAACTAGCGGCGATGATGAACCAGCGACGTGCCAACGTGAATGAGAACTTTCAGCCAATGATGTATGCAAGGCCTCCACCGGCTGTAAATTACATGCCTTCCTATCTTCCTTATCCCTACCCTCCACCACCGGGCGAGCTGATCGACCAGTATAGCATGTTTAGCGACGAGAACACCTCTGGCTGCAACATCATGTGAGGGTCGATCAACACCATGCCAAAATTCAACCTCGGCTTAACCTGAATCACGGCGGCCGTGGTGGTGGATCGTGGTGGTTGAATTCCAAGTTAATGACTTGCTAGCTTGTTATAATATACATGGAAAGTGTTTTACCTTgttatcaatatatatatttttagaaaaaaaacgCCCTTTTGAATCTTATGTTAAggttattataataatgttcATATAATTTTGTAATCGGGAGAAATTTATATAATgtttatgtgtgtgtgtgtatatatatatatatatatataatgtgtttgggaaaaaagaaataaaattataagaATTTGGTGTGATAGAGAAAAATATTCCTTTTCTTTGCTATTTCCCTCGTGGTTCTGTGCagtcatttaatattttatttagtttctCTGCATTTTCTACCTCCATTGTAAAGTCTAATGAGGAAGAAACTGGAGAACTTGTCGAAAattaaatatgtttttttttattataaaaaatagagacaaaatataattttttcacATTGAgagaatcaattaaaacagtATAAAATTTAGATTAATCACATTAATGCAaaagaattaattttttttaattaataaactaTGTTATTAATTAAAAGTAGTTGactttggaaaaaaaatatgtaaatgtgaaatacttaataataaaatcattaatggACTAATGAATGTACTCCACATTATATATTTGTGTCCATATTTATAAGTTTTTAAAAGTATGTATAATTTAttgataaatattaaataagatcgtttaaaaaaacataatcaATTCATAGTAAGTCTACCTTTATGTTAAATTTGTCGCTCTTGCATTTATTCTTGCATAACGAGCCTAGAACTAACTAATGAATGTCGCTTCTATCTTTTCATTCAATTAAAGACTTCTgtacaaatatattttttaattttattaattgaataaatatgaatgaatatatatatattgttatatTGTATTATTTATCATCTCACTTATGATGTAGTAACATAGATTTTTTCTA
The Primulina eburnea isolate SZY01 chromosome 5, ASM2296580v1, whole genome shotgun sequence genome window above contains:
- the LOC140832979 gene encoding heavy metal-associated isoprenylated plant protein 32-like, which encodes MSKDEFLKIQTCVLKVNIHCDGCKQKVKKTLQKIDGVYTIKIDSEQGKVTVSGNVDPATLIKKLIKNGKRAEIWGGVSKPHHNFQNQLNNHFKNLMTDNGKGGNNKGDIKKGGDEKLKGGGQDPVKLLQQLQQMKGFQDLKPLPLNKGQNQKSGKLNLPEDEDLSDDEFDDDDEYDDDDDEYDDDDDDEDDVEDAPLNKMKPVGGNGHGGSFMSNLLMNSQNVVKAGGNNGGNGGENYKKGGGGESDGANGGKKDGNQSQGGGKGGGAQPKDIKNGGDGGGQNNKNDYHGGSGATNGKILMPNGAKKSGGMIDETSGMPNMMNMNLPIGKMGNIPTRPIGSFPAVQGLPALNASSGGGVGYFHGGGPEQMAGNHPYHQQQQLAAMMNQRRANVNENFQPMMYARPPPAVNYMPSYLPYPYPPPPGELIDQYSMFSDENTSGCNIM